TTGGGAAATTACCTCCTTTAAGATTGAGCAGGTGAGCTGGGAGGAGTACCCCTACAAGCCAAGGGTTACGCTTCGCTTAGCCTATAACGATAACGAACTTTTTGTTAAGTTTAAGGTAAGAGAGCAGTCGGTGCGCGCGGTTGCGGCCGAGGATAACGGCAACGTATGGGAAGATAGCTGCGTGGAGCTGTTTATCTCGCCCGAGTGCAACGAGTACTACTACAACCTCGAGTTTTCGTGCATCGGCAAAAAGCTGATGGGGTACCGCAAGGATAGAACCTCGGCGGTAAGGGGCGAAAACGACGTGCTTTCGACCATCAGGGTACACTCTACGCTGGGTAAAAAGCCGTTTGTGGAGCGTACCGGCGAAACGGAGTGGAGCCTTACGGCAGCCATCCCATTTAAAGCATTCTTTAGCTCTAAGTTTAGGCCCGTTTCGGGCGATCGGTTTACGGCCAACTTCTACAAGTGCGGCGATAAGCTGTCAGTGCCACACTTCCTTTCGTGGAAAAAGATCGATGCGCCAACGCCAAACTTTCACCTGCCAGAGTTCTTTGGGGAGCTCTTCTTCGAGTAAAAAATGTTAATATCCATAAAAGCCTCTTTTTGAGGCTTTTTTTATGGCTATAATTGATGTTGTAAAACATTCAGAATAGTGTTATAAAAAACCTTTTTGTTAGCACATTAACATCCCTTTTTTGATAGTTTTGGATCACATTTACTAAGGCATAAACAACTTTATTATAGTTATGGGAAGAAAACTTTTGATTAGAGACTTGACCATGCGTGACGGTCAGCAGTCTCTATTTGCAACAA
This window of the Alistipes sp. ZOR0009 genome carries:
- a CDS encoding carbohydrate-binding family 9-like protein, which translates into the protein MIVKKILEDIERPDLELVSQTLDWEITSFKIEQVSWEEYPYKPRVTLRLAYNDNELFVKFKVREQSVRAVAAEDNGNVWEDSCVELFISPECNEYYYNLEFSCIGKKLMGYRKDRTSAVRGENDVLSTIRVHSTLGKKPFVERTGETEWSLTAAIPFKAFFSSKFRPVSGDRFTANFYKCGDKLSVPHFLSWKKIDAPTPNFHLPEFFGELFFE